The genomic window ATGAAAACAACTTTACCTTGATTTGGATGATAGGATTGGCGCTCGTATTGGCAGCAGCGATTCCTCCTTTGATCACTGCATGGAAATCCCTGGCTCCAAAAGGGAGGATCTGGTACTTTCTTGCCTTTTTCCTGCTCCCCATGTTTCTCGCTTTTGGCATTATACTCATCGGGCTAAATGGTTTACTGGAACAAGGTGTTTTGGCAGATTCTCTCATTTGGGGTACGCCATTGTTGATAACAATCCATACTTTTATAGTAGCTGTTCTGGTCGCTCTAAGCTTTCGCTGGAACTACCAAATGGCGAGACCTCTTTAATTGAGAAGCAATATGTTCAAAGCAGAACAAGGCCTGGTCCGTTTACTTATCCCTTTTGTTATTGGCACAATGCTGTATGTATTCGTGTACATCCTGCATTATTTCAATGAAATGGATTCCAGCTGGCTGGGCTTTTTTATCCTGACCTTGCCGGTAATTCTGGTGTTTGAAATTGACCACCAGATCACCCGATACTATCAAAGAAAGTATCCCAAGCCTCAAGGTTTCTTCAAGAGCATATTGCTTCCCTTTCTCCTCAGCCTGGCAATTTGCCTGGTCATAGTATTTGCCATGTATATTCCCTTTAAAAACTGGGAGATTCGCAATGGTTCAGTTGATTCTATTGGACTTTACCATATTACTTCCATTGGAATTCAGATCTTCCTCACAGTGGTCATTGCCAATACCATTCATCAGATCATATTTCTGGTTAGACGCTGGAAGGAAGAAGCCGTAAAAAGCGAGCAATTGAAAAAGGAGAATGTAAAAGCTCGGCTGCGAACTTTAAGAAATCAGATTTCCCCACATTTCCTCTTTAATAATTTCAATACCCTATACGGTCTGATTGATCAGGAACCTCAGCAAGCCAAAGCCTATTTGCATAAGTTATCGGAATTGTATCGGCAAGTGTTGGCGAAGCGAAATGAAGAATTGATTTCCCTGGAAGAGGAACTGGAAACCCTGGAAGCTTACCTCTACCTGATCCGGGTACGCTTTCCCCAGGATATAGAAATCGAACTTACGCTGGAAGAACAGAAGCGAGAGTATCACATCCCTCCTATGAGCCTTCAGATGTTGGTAGAAAATGCGATCAAACACAATGCATTCGATGAGGATCACCCTCTGAAAATTCATATCGAACAAAGGGGTGATCAAATCACCGTCCACAATTCCAGGCAAGAGAAAGAAGACCATACACCTTCTATGGGCATAGGGCTTGAAAATATTGATAATCGTTATCAGCTTTTATCGGATCGTAGCATTAAAATTGAGGAAAATCCTTCCTCCTACCGAGTTATTATTCCCCTGCTAAAGATTTCAGGTATCCATGAATCGAAGTTTGCATATACTCATCATTGAGGATGAAATCATCGCTGCCCGCAATTTGCAGCAAATCCTCAAAGACTATCCTGAACAGGTAGAGATTCTGGCAACCCTGAGAAGTGTTGCCAAAGCGACTGCCTGGTTGAAAGATCATCAGGAAAAAGTAGATTTGGTCCTGATGGATATCCAGCTGACAGATGGAATCAGCTTTGATATTTTTGAAAAAATAGAGCTGCGAAAACCCATCATTTTTACTACTGCTTTTGATGAATATGCCATACGGGCTTTTAAACTCAATAGCATTGATTATTTGCTAAAACCTGTGCTTGCCGAAGAACTCTATTCTGCCCTGGATAAATGGAAAGACATCAATCCTCCCAGTCCCCGGATTGACTACCGAAAACTGGCCGAGGAGATTCAGCTCTACCAACCCAAATACAAACATCGATTTCTGGTAAAAAGGGGAGCCTCGCTCTTTTCTATACCGACCTCTGAGATCGCTTATTTTCATGCCGATGGAAATTTGGTCCTCCTACGTACCCTGGATAACAAAAACTATCCTGTCAGTTATTCGCTGGACCAACTAAGCCAGGAACTGGATCCCGAATTCTTCTTTCGCATCACCCGCAATGTTCTCATCCATTTCCCGGCTATCAAAAAAGTAAACAGCTATTTCAAAGGCCGACTGAGTCTGGAAGTAGAACCTCCGGCCAAAGAAAACCTTGTGATCAGTAGTAAAAAAGCCCCTGCCTTTAAGGAATGGCTGGATCGCTAATTTATCTCCAAAAACTCAGCTTCAAAGCCCCCCAATAATGAATGGGATGATCTGTAGGAGCAAACTCTGCATTCCGGAGAAAAAGACTATAATCCAGCTCCCAATCTTTCCCTTGATAGCAAAGCCCAACGCTAGCCCGATATAGCCAATTATTTAGGCTTTTGTAGCTAAGTCTGTGGACCGAATACCGGAATTGACCTTGTAGCAGGGCATTGTATCCAACTAGCTCCCCTGCCAGACTGCTATGGAGGTAAATACCTGTTTTATCAGAAGCTTTATTCGGTATCCAACCGAGTTTCAACTTCAGGCCTGAACCCAGGTATGATCTGTATCCCAAACTAAGTTCAGAAAATAGGGTGCTTTCTAGATGTTTCACACCTTGCCGCTTTCTGCTTTTCCAACTGAGCATCCCGATCTTCTGTTCTACTCCGATGCTATATCGGAAGGTGAATTCGCCTCCCCGTGAGATCTGATTTTGCCAACCTTGGGGTTCATAGGGATCCTCTCTTTGCCGCAAGCTTCGGACCATCGCATGTGCTGCACTCTGCACCTGTTTGGCTGCAAAAAACCCCAAAAGTCCTATCTCAAATTGACTCTTTATCCGCAATCCCTTTTCTATAAACTGACTATTCCTGCTACTCCCCAAAGTCAGGATAGAGGCATAGGGCCGATCTATCCGGATGGGTTCGCTTGCTTGTAAATCATCTGGGGTAAAAAGCCGGAGCTCCAGGGAAGTGCTGTAGGTATGGATCGATGCATTCAGTAGCAGGGATTCCCATCCTAATATGCCATCTAAATGCCTGTGTATAGCTCCGGCCATAGATTTATTTTCCTGTGAATGGTAAAAATTCACTCCCATTCCCAGGGTATAGTCGCGGTCTTCATTTTCTGTGATAAAGAGCAGGTCATTGTCGAAGAAATAGGAGATGCCTGATCTTTGGCCCAAACATTTCCCCATACACAGGAAGATGCACAGAAAGACCCATGAAGTACATACTTTCATAGCTATTGCATTCTATTTAAACTGGAAGTAGAATTTGGCAGCTTTCAGCTGCCTTTACCGATACCCATTGTTCAGGACATAGGAGGGATTAAAAACTGTCACCAAAATTTTTTCCCAGGTACGGAATCCTCCTCGCCGCATACGAAGGGTAGATCGATGAATCAATTCTCCAAAGAGAATGCCTCCTACAGGGGTAGTAATAAGGTCCTGCCGACTGGGTTGTTCTTTGATGGCTTCAAAAACAAATTCCCACATAAGGCTTTGTCCCACGCAAAAAAGAGAACTTTCCCAGACTTTGGCTCCCTGGCTTCTCATGCTATTGTAATAAAATGCTCCCTGATAGGGATGCCCCACATAATTGGTTAGCATAGCGTCTCTATCCCAAACCGGTTCCTTGGTCCAGGCCTTCCCCAAATTGGGTCCAGCAGTCTTGAAAAAATCTTCCCGCTTCCAGTTGGTAACTTTTGGAGGCAAAATCAAAAGGCCTGCACCTATGCTCAAATTGTAAACTGTACTGAGTCGGAGTCCTCGTTTTACTTTTTCTATTCTGGGCTGACTTTCATTTCGTAGTTCCTTTTCTTCCTCATATTCATAAGTACCAAATTCAGGGAAACCATCCATGATTCCCAAAGGCAGATTCACGTTTAGCTGCTGGCTGTAAAGGCTTTGCTGGTAGAGAAAAAAGAGCAGGATAAGTATTTTTTGATATCGTCGCATGATCATGAATTAGAGAGGTTAAAAAAATAGGGATCAGGTTTCCTGAGATATAGTCTTCCCTTTCAGCCATATGAGTGAACATGCAGCTGTGTTGAAAGCCTATCTCTATTGATAGCTTATCAAATATTATGTGGATCTGATCATCTTAGAATCTCCTTCACTGGATGGACGAGGGGAGCAATAGAGCTAATGCCTGTTATTGACTACCTTTAAAATAGCTAAGGGTCATGATAGGGTTTTGCAATAGTCTAAAGTCCGGGTACCCGGAAGTCTATTCTTCTTTGGTTTAATAAGTTTGAAAAATGATTGTTAGCCTAAGGGAGATAAGGACGAGGTAGGGTCTCCCAGCTATGTTAAACGAACTTTCGAAGGGCTATTTTTTCGTAGCCCCATAGCACCCACAAGTAAAGCAGATGACTGAACAAGGAAAATCCGTGAAGTCCGCCATTTAAAACACGGACAATTTGTGAATACCGTCTTTCGCTTCTGTGATCGTCAAGCAGATCGTAAAAGTTGCAGACTACATCTTCCCATTCCATACGAAATCCCGGATGACCCAGGTAGGGAATAGTTAGAGCAATGGCTTTTCTCGCAGGAGTGTATTCCCATATGGATTTTCTTCTCTTCCACATCAGGATGTAGTTCCCGCATGCAAAATACTTTGCATTCAAGACATTGGGGGGAGCTGGTATTACGATAAAGTTCTTCCCCTTTAGGCGCTTTGTCTTCGGCCTGAGTTTACGGAATATTATCATAATTAAGTGGTTTCTATTAGTGTGCGAATTTCTTGAGAATGGGATTCTGGGTCTTCAGCCAAATGGAGACTAAAACCTCCTCATCTTCTCGATATACCCTTTCTCCCAAACCAGTGATCTTATAATACCGCCTTTGTGGTTTATGATCATTGGCATCTCTCTCTGCCCAAACACTCTCAACAAAGCCCTTCTTTTCCATGCCTTTAAGGGTGTTATACAAACTCCCTATCAGGATCTTCCGCTCTACGGGGGCCGCATCATTAATCAACTTCAAGATTCCGTATCCATGCTTTTGCTCTCCAGAGGAAAGCACTGCGAGGATCTTGAATTCATTCTGTGATAAAGATAATCTTGCCATTCTTTGTTGAGTCTTGGTGAGATTACGGGACTTATTAAATAAAGGTTACTAATATTTATTAAATAGATTCAATATAAATATATAATTAAATTAATAGTATATCCAAATTTTTTTATTCCCGTGTATACAAAAAAGAAGCAGCCCGCACACCTGGTGCGGGCTGACTGAAACGTGGAAATCTATATCTAAATGCAAAATAAAAAGCCGTTAATATCGGATTTCCAAACACACATAGCTCCCTGATTTGGGTATTGCTAACTCTACTCTGATATCAAATCTAGAACATAGACTCCTCGATTGAAATGACAATAGTCACTCCCCTTCCCCACTTTCGGCAGGAATTTTAGGATAAATCTTCCCGTACTTGTTTCCGGTCTATATATCAAATGCACATGAAAAAGGAATCCTTGTCATGTTATCATTGTGGGGAAAGCTGTCCGGATGATACAATTCAACTGGACCAGAAATACTTTTGCTGTGAAGGCTGCAAAACGGTCTATGAAATTCTGGAGTCGAAAGGCATGGAGGCTTATTATGAGATTGAAGTTCAAGCAGGAATTTCAGCCAGAAATAAAAAGAGGGTCGAGGATTATTCCTTTCTGGACACAGCGGAGGCCTTTGAGAAACTGATCAAATTTCGACAGGGAAAACAGATTCATATAGAACTAAGAATTCCGCAAATTCATTGTGCGTCATGTGTGTGGTTACTGGAAAATCTCTATAAGTTACATCCGGGCATATTAGGAGCAGAAGTTCGTTTTCTGGAGAAGAAGCTCAACCTTCGTTTTGACTTAGATAAGATTCAACTATCCGAGATCGCCCAACTCATCGCCAATTTAGGCTATGCTCCCGATATTAACCTTCAGGATTTAGACGAAAACACCTATATCCCTAAGGACAGGTCCTTTTACTACAAACTGGGAGTCGCAGGCTTTTGTGCTGGAAATATTATGTTGATGAGTTTTCCGGAATATCTGGGACTGCAAGATCTCAATTTCCAGCACTTCTTTTCCTGGATAAACCTCGTATTGGCAATACCGGTCTTGTTTTATTCAGCTAATATTTTTTTCAAATCTGCCTGGCAGGGACTCAAATTGGGTAATCTCAATATTGATGTCCCTGTGAGTTTGGGTATTCTAGCCTTATTCTCCCAAAGTCTCTACGAAATCCTGAGTCAAACGGGCCCGGGCTATCTTGATTCTCTGGCAGGTTTGGTCTTTTTCCTTTTGTTGGGGAAATGGTTTCAGCAAAAAAGCTATGATCAATTATACTTCGACCGGGACTATCGTTCCTATTTTCCTCTTTCGGCAAAAAAGATTGAGCTGGGAAAAGAGAAGCAGGTATTATTATCAAATCTAAAGAAAGGAGATATTCTCTATATACGAAATGAGGAAATCATACCCGCAGATGCCCTTTTGCTGGATACAGAAGCTTACCTGGATTATAGCTTTGTGAGTGGGGAATCGGTTCCGGTTTTATTGAAGGAAGGAGAAAGAGTCTATGCAGGAGCCAAATTGATAGGAAAAGGGGTAAAAGTCAGCTTGCTCAAAGCGGTTTCTGAAAGTTACCTCAGCCAGCTTTGGAAGAAATACAAAAAAAGTACGGGAGAGAAAGTTGGTTTCCGAAGATTGACGGATCAGCTGGCCCGCTACTTTACCTACATCATTTTGGGTATCGCTTTGCTGGCAGCTAGCTACTGGTTTTTTCAGGAGAGTCTTTCATTTGCCCTGCAGGTCGGTATCGCAGTCCTGATTGTGGCATGTCCCTGTGGATTGGCCCTCTCCTCCCCTATCGTCCTCGGAAATGCCATGCGAATGCTGGGAAGGAATGGATTTTTCCTTAAAGATAGTCAGGTATTGGAAGGCATTGCCGAGATGGACAGCTGGATATTTGACAAAACCGGCACCCTTACTCAAACCAGAGCTGACCTTTCTTTCCAACAACTTCATAGCTTAAGTCAGGAAGAACAATCTCTGGTTGTAGCCCTCGCAAATGAGTCCAGTCATCCTTTGAGCAAAGAAATCAGCAAGGAACTCATCGCTGCTCCTGCTGCTGTACTCGAAGAAAGCCAGGAACATCCGGGGGCAGGTTTGAAAGGGATTAGCCAAAATCATCGAATCGCAATAGGAAATGACAAACTTCTGGCTTCGGAGATTGAAGAAGTATTGGAAGAAGGAATTACTGGTATCGCCATCGATGGAAAACTGGTAGCAGGCATTGACAGAGAAGAAATCGTACGGGAAGATTTAAAGGCGGTATTGAGAGAATTGGGGGAAGATTACGAATTATCTCTATTGACTGGTGATACAAAAAAGCGGGCCTTGAAGCTGCTCTCTCATTTCCCCGAAAACAGCAAATTCTATTGGAAACAACTGCCG from Bacteroidia bacterium includes these protein-coding regions:
- a CDS encoding histidine kinase, with translation MFKAEQGLVRLLIPFVIGTMLYVFVYILHYFNEMDSSWLGFFILTLPVILVFEIDHQITRYYQRKYPKPQGFFKSILLPFLLSLAICLVIVFAMYIPFKNWEIRNGSVDSIGLYHITSIGIQIFLTVVIANTIHQIIFLVRRWKEEAVKSEQLKKENVKARLRTLRNQISPHFLFNNFNTLYGLIDQEPQQAKAYLHKLSELYRQVLAKRNEELISLEEELETLEAYLYLIRVRFPQDIEIELTLEEQKREYHIPPMSLQMLVENAIKHNAFDEDHPLKIHIEQRGDQITVHNSRQEKEDHTPSMGIGLENIDNRYQLLSDRSIKIEENPSSYRVIIPLLKISGIHESKFAYTHH
- a CDS encoding LytTR family DNA-binding domain-containing protein, which codes for MNRSLHILIIEDEIIAARNLQQILKDYPEQVEILATLRSVAKATAWLKDHQEKVDLVLMDIQLTDGISFDIFEKIELRKPIIFTTAFDEYAIRAFKLNSIDYLLKPVLAEELYSALDKWKDINPPSPRIDYRKLAEEIQLYQPKYKHRFLVKRGASLFSIPTSEIAYFHADGNLVLLRTLDNKNYPVSYSLDQLSQELDPEFFFRITRNVLIHFPAIKKVNSYFKGRLSLEVEPPAKENLVISSKKAPAFKEWLDR
- a CDS encoding DUF2219 family protein; this encodes MKVCTSWVFLCIFLCMGKCLGQRSGISYFFDNDLLFITENEDRDYTLGMGVNFYHSQENKSMAGAIHRHLDGILGWESLLLNASIHTYSTSLELRLFTPDDLQASEPIRIDRPYASILTLGSSRNSQFIEKGLRIKSQFEIGLLGFFAAKQVQSAAHAMVRSLRQREDPYEPQGWQNQISRGGEFTFRYSIGVEQKIGMLSWKSRKRQGVKHLESTLFSELSLGYRSYLGSGLKLKLGWIPNKASDKTGIYLHSSLAGELVGYNALLQGQFRYSVHRLSYKSLNNWLYRASVGLCYQGKDWELDYSLFLRNAEFAPTDHPIHYWGALKLSFWR
- a CDS encoding DUF3943 domain-containing protein; translated protein: MRRYQKILILLFFLYQQSLYSQQLNVNLPLGIMDGFPEFGTYEYEEEKELRNESQPRIEKVKRGLRLSTVYNLSIGAGLLILPPKVTNWKREDFFKTAGPNLGKAWTKEPVWDRDAMLTNYVGHPYQGAFYYNSMRSQGAKVWESSLFCVGQSLMWEFVFEAIKEQPSRQDLITTPVGGILFGELIHRSTLRMRRGGFRTWEKILVTVFNPSYVLNNGYR
- a CDS encoding helix-turn-helix transcriptional regulator — translated: MARLSLSQNEFKILAVLSSGEQKHGYGILKLINDAAPVERKILIGSLYNTLKGMEKKGFVESVWAERDANDHKPQRRYYKITGLGERVYREDEEVLVSIWLKTQNPILKKFAH
- a CDS encoding heavy metal translocating P-type ATPase, whose protein sequence is MKKESLSCYHCGESCPDDTIQLDQKYFCCEGCKTVYEILESKGMEAYYEIEVQAGISARNKKRVEDYSFLDTAEAFEKLIKFRQGKQIHIELRIPQIHCASCVWLLENLYKLHPGILGAEVRFLEKKLNLRFDLDKIQLSEIAQLIANLGYAPDINLQDLDENTYIPKDRSFYYKLGVAGFCAGNIMLMSFPEYLGLQDLNFQHFFSWINLVLAIPVLFYSANIFFKSAWQGLKLGNLNIDVPVSLGILALFSQSLYEILSQTGPGYLDSLAGLVFFLLLGKWFQQKSYDQLYFDRDYRSYFPLSAKKIELGKEKQVLLSNLKKGDILYIRNEEIIPADALLLDTEAYLDYSFVSGESVPVLLKEGERVYAGAKLIGKGVKVSLLKAVSESYLSQLWKKYKKSTGEKVGFRRLTDQLARYFTYIILGIALLAASYWFFQESLSFALQVGIAVLIVACPCGLALSSPIVLGNAMRMLGRNGFFLKDSQVLEGIAEMDSWIFDKTGTLTQTRADLSFQQLHSLSQEEQSLVVALANESSHPLSKEISKELIAAPAAVLEESQEHPGAGLKGISQNHRIAIGNDKLLASEIEEVLEEGITGIAIDGKLVAGIDREEIVREDLKAVLRELGEDYELSLLTGDTKKRALKLLSHFPENSKFYWKQLPDEKLDHVKNLQEAGRKVIMMGDGLNDAGALMQADLGIVLSEQLESFSPASDIILDSARFSQLPSLIKYAVGSKKLLKGALIISLIYNTIGLAFAVQGLLSPLVAAILMPLSSISVIFWGMASTYYLARKMGLE